The Cuculus canorus isolate bCucCan1 chromosome 16, bCucCan1.pri, whole genome shotgun sequence genome includes a region encoding these proteins:
- the EEF1A2 gene encoding elongation factor 1-alpha 2: protein MGKEKTHINIVVIGHVDSGKSTTTGHLIYKCGGIDKRTIEKFEKEAAEMGKGSFKYAWVLDKLKAERERGITIDISLWKFETTKYYITIIDAPGHRDFIKNMITGTSQADCAVLIVAAGVGEFEAGISKNGQTREHALLAYTLGVKQLIVGINKMDSTEPPYSEKRYDEIVKEVSAYIKKIGYNPATVPFVPISGWHGDNMLEPSPNMPWFKGWKVERKEGNASGVSLLEALDTILPPTRPTDKPLRLPLQDVYKIGGIGTVPVGRVETGILRPGMVVTFAPVNITTEVKSVEMHHEALSEALPGDNVGFNVKNVSVKDIRRGNVCGDSKSDPPQEAAQFTSQVIILNHPGQISAGYSPVIDCHTAHIACKFAELKEKIDRRSGKKLEDNPKSLKSGDAAIVEMIPGKPMCVESFSQYPPLGRFAVRDMRQTVAVGVIKNVEKKSGGAGKVTKSAQKAQKAGK, encoded by the exons ATGGGGAAGGAGAAGACGCATATCAACATCGTCGTCATTGGGCATGTGGACTCTGGGAAATCCACCACCACCGGGCACCTCATCTACAAATGCGGGGGCATTGACAAAAGGACCATTGAGAAATTTGAGAAGGAGGCTGCCGAG ATGGGGAAAGGTTCCTTCAAATACGCCTGGGTGCTGGACAAGCTGAAGGCCGAGCGGGAGCGTGGCATCACCATTGACATCTCGCTGTGGAAGTTTGAGACCACTAAGTACTACATCACCATCATTGATGCACCTGGTCACAGGGACTTCATCAAGAACATGATCACCGGGACCTCCCAG GCTGACTGCGCCGTCCTGATCGTTGCTGCCGGTGTTGGTGAATTTGAAGCCGGCATCTCTAAGAACGGGCAGACTCGTGAGCACGCCCTGCTGGCTTACACCCTGGGGGTGAAGCAGCTCATCGTGGGCATCAACAAGATGGATTCTACAGAACCTCCATACAGCGAGAAACGCTATGATGAGATCGTCAAGGAGGTCAGCGCCTACATCAAGAAGATTGGCTACAACCCAGCCACAGTTCCCTTCGTGCCCATCTCGGGCTGGCATGGAGACAACATGCTGGAGCCCTCTCCCAAT ATGCCTTGGTTCAAGGGCTGGAAGGTGGAGCGCAAGGAAGGCAATGCCAGTGGGGTGTCTCTCTTGGAGGCTCTGGACACCATCCTGCCCCCAACCCGCCCCACAGATAAACCCCTGCGCCTGCCCCTCCAGGATGTCTACAAGATTGGAG GGATTGGCACAGTCCCTGTGGGCCGGGTGGAGACAGGAATCCTGCGACCTGGCATGGTGGTCACCTTTGCCCCTGTGAACATCACCACTGAGGTGAAGTCTGTGGAGATGCACCATGAGGCTCTGAGTGAAGCTTTGCCTGGGGACAATGTTGGCTTCAATGTGAAGAACGTCTCCGTCAAGGACATCCGCCGTGGAAACGTCTGTGGGGACAGCAAGTCTGACCCACCGCAGGAGGCAGCGCAGTTCACGTCTCAG GTGATCATCCTGAACCACCCTGGCCAGATCAGCGCCGGCTACTCGCCCGTCATTGACTGCCACACCGCACACATTGCCTGCAAGTTTGCTGAACTGAAGGAGAAGATTGACCGACGCTCTGGCAAGAAACTGGAGGACAACCCCAAGTCCCTGAAATCGGGTGATGCAGCCATTGTGGAGATGATCCCCGGCAAACCGATGTGTGTGGAGAGCTTCTCCCAGTACCCACCCCTTG GCCGCTTCGCTGTCCGTGACATGCGGCAGACCGTGGCTGTGGGTGTCATCAAGAACGTGGAGAAGAAAAGTGGTGGGGCTGGTAAAGTCACCAAGTCTGCCCAGAAGGCCCAGAAGGCTGGCAAATGA